From a single Sulfolobus sp. E5-1-F genomic region:
- a CDS encoding FKBP-type peptidyl-prolyl cis-trans isomerase, with translation MFKNNDFIYIEYTAKIKDTGEIVDTTNEEEAKKANIYDETRNYGPRLVILGENRLIKGLEEALYNFNLNEEKTIEIPPEKAYGERDNSKIKIVPLGELRRQGITAVPNRVLRLSDGSLAVIRSVSGGRVVLDLNHPLAGRTLVYNVKVVKVLDNAKDKIMALIERRFSSKYANGFNVELDDGKKSVKITIPKDLYLVEDLQINVYSLAYEIINYVLSDYTVEILQQYNKSTFSSS, from the coding sequence ATGTTTAAGAATAACGACTTTATTTATATAGAATATACTGCAAAAATCAAGGATACTGGAGAAATTGTTGATACAACTAATGAAGAGGAGGCAAAAAAGGCTAATATTTACGACGAGACTAGAAACTATGGTCCTAGACTTGTAATTTTAGGTGAAAATAGATTAATTAAGGGATTAGAAGAGGCTTTATATAATTTTAATTTAAACGAAGAGAAAACAATAGAAATCCCGCCGGAAAAGGCATATGGAGAGAGAGATAACAGTAAAATTAAGATTGTACCTCTGGGAGAACTAAGAAGGCAAGGTATAACAGCAGTTCCAAACAGAGTGTTAAGGTTAAGTGATGGTAGCCTTGCAGTAATAAGGAGTGTAAGTGGAGGTAGGGTGGTCTTAGATCTAAATCATCCGTTGGCTGGAAGAACTTTAGTTTACAATGTTAAGGTCGTTAAGGTTCTTGATAACGCTAAGGATAAGATTATGGCTTTGATAGAGCGTAGATTTTCCTCAAAATATGCAAATGGTTTTAACGTTGAGTTAGATGATGGAAAGAAGAGTGTTAAAATTACTATACCAAAGGATCTTTACTTAGTAGAGGATTTACAGATTAATGTTTACTCTTTAGCTTATGAGATAATAAACTATGTTTTATCAGATTATACTGTGGAGATTTTACAACAATATAATAAAAGTACTTTCTCTTCCTCTTAA
- a CDS encoding LSM domain-containing protein: MAETAHKVLAESLNNLVLVKLKGNKEVRGTLRSYDQHMNLVLSDSEEIQSDGSGKKLGTIVIRGDNVILISPLQTS, encoded by the coding sequence TTGGCAGAAACAGCGCATAAGGTGTTGGCAGAGTCATTAAATAACTTAGTATTAGTTAAACTAAAGGGAAATAAGGAAGTAAGAGGTACACTAAGGAGCTACGATCAACATATGAATTTAGTCCTATCAGATTCAGAAGAGATACAAAGTGATGGTAGCGGTAAAAAGTTAGGAACCATAGTAATAAGAGGAGATAACGTAATTCTAATTTCTCCTCTACAAACTTCTTAA
- a CDS encoding 50S ribosomal protein L37e, whose product MKGTPSFGKMNKSHTHIRCRRCGRNAYNVSKHYCAACGFGRTKKIRRYSWQNKKVNGVRIR is encoded by the coding sequence GTGAAAGGTACACCATCATTTGGAAAAATGAATAAATCTCATACTCATATAAGGTGTAGGAGATGCGGTAGGAATGCTTATAACGTAAGTAAGCATTACTGTGCAGCGTGTGGATTTGGAAGAACGAAGAAGATAAGAAGATACAGTTGGCAAAATAAAAAGGTCAATGGGGTCAGAATAAGATAA
- the speE gene encoding polyamine aminopropyltransferase — translation MFGWHWLIEWQTPYEFHGHLIEKVFAEEKTPYQHVTLVEFTRFGKGLIIDGKVQSTLYDEYIYHELLVHPLLLSLPKPPKNVLILGGGEGATLREVLKHKSVEKAVMVDIDEKVIEFAKKYLYEWHQGAFEDKRTSLVIADGLKFIKETKEKYDAIILDLTDPIKDSTSYMLYTKEFYEKLKGILNQGGGIVTQATSPSFSIEVYITIYNTIKEVFKEASASYTYMASFDGLWGFVYGGVRPDLLSEDEVNSKIKERINGQLRFYDGYSHKISFSLPKNIKSEFQKITKVSTEKDPIYVPA, via the coding sequence ATGTTTGGTTGGCATTGGCTTATAGAATGGCAAACGCCATATGAGTTTCACGGTCACTTAATAGAAAAAGTATTTGCTGAAGAGAAGACTCCATATCAGCATGTTACATTAGTCGAATTCACTAGGTTTGGAAAAGGACTTATAATAGATGGAAAAGTGCAATCAACTCTTTACGATGAATACATTTATCATGAATTGTTGGTTCATCCCTTATTACTATCATTACCAAAACCTCCTAAGAACGTGTTAATATTAGGCGGTGGAGAGGGTGCAACGCTTAGGGAAGTTCTTAAGCATAAGTCTGTAGAAAAAGCAGTGATGGTTGATATAGACGAGAAGGTTATAGAGTTTGCTAAAAAGTATTTATATGAATGGCATCAGGGAGCTTTTGAGGATAAGAGGACTAGTCTAGTAATTGCTGATGGTTTAAAGTTTATAAAAGAAACAAAAGAGAAATATGACGCAATAATTCTAGACCTAACAGATCCAATCAAGGATTCCACATCATATATGCTTTACACTAAGGAGTTCTACGAGAAATTGAAAGGTATATTAAATCAAGGAGGTGGTATAGTGACACAAGCTACATCTCCATCATTTTCCATAGAAGTATATATAACAATTTACAATACTATAAAGGAGGTATTTAAGGAAGCGTCAGCTTCATACACCTATATGGCATCCTTTGATGGATTATGGGGATTCGTTTATGGGGGAGTAAGGCCAGACTTACTTTCAGAGGATGAAGTAAATTCGAAAATAAAGGAACGTATTAATGGACAGCTAAGGTTCTATGATGGCTATTCTCATAAGATTTCATTTAGTTTACCTAAGAATATAAAAAGTGAATTCCAGAAGATAACCAAAGTATCCACCGAGAAAGATCCGATTTACGTTCCTGCGTAA
- a CDS encoding M48 family metalloprotease, which produces MKGSKRHISYVIFLVLSYLLFLISYLPHIVWKQYSYISIIFVYAGTVALGLAIGLFLYSIIAIFREKNTEARLQISKNPLNSSQSNTKSLLPLMRLLMLESFSISTTVPIIALLVFLYFIKVLHVTTITLMDMAILITLTFFFETLIATILFPRIGLYKGMRAGEIKIIELPNVAGGITSEVLTLSRNSFFKTIIFVGEGNPNSSIETVKTHELGHAREHHGIFLELILLFLFSMIYDLIWFIVYNVFFFQNIIHISLALIIKMVLITISISIIVLLLHRVLESRADAFTFRNIGERAYNDLINTLQAMYGVTSTEDAPLWSRLTHTSSRSALKTGDALSSLNIWEFPVVLSLIESTILMIPFTSSKVIGFLFPLSYVGFLVITFLLGTIFFPILKGYYGKTTKGGRNFSFLLAGIYVFMSECELLSFPNMYLVILQFVLWAIFAFLVIKVFIKSKPIKVFLITLFTYLGINALVGTIWIVLHHGV; this is translated from the coding sequence ATGAAGGGAAGTAAGAGGCATATAAGTTATGTAATTTTTTTGGTTTTATCTTATCTTTTGTTTTTAATATCCTATTTACCTCATATAGTATGGAAACAATATTCCTATATATCGATAATTTTCGTTTACGCAGGTACTGTAGCATTAGGATTAGCAATTGGATTATTTCTCTACTCGATAATCGCAATCTTTAGGGAAAAGAATACTGAAGCTAGATTACAAATATCAAAAAATCCCCTTAACTCCTCACAGTCTAACACTAAATCTCTACTTCCTTTAATGAGACTACTTATGTTAGAATCCTTTTCTATCTCTACGACAGTTCCTATTATCGCACTGCTAGTTTTCTTATACTTTATAAAAGTACTGCACGTAACCACGATTACCCTCATGGATATGGCTATTTTAATTACGCTTACTTTCTTTTTTGAAACCTTAATAGCAACTATACTGTTTCCTAGAATTGGATTGTATAAGGGTATGAGAGCAGGGGAGATTAAAATTATAGAATTACCAAATGTTGCTGGTGGTATTACGAGTGAAGTCCTTACATTGTCTCGTAACTCATTCTTCAAAACTATTATCTTCGTTGGTGAAGGAAACCCAAATTCCTCTATCGAGACTGTAAAGACCCATGAATTAGGTCATGCTAGAGAGCATCATGGTATCTTTCTTGAGTTAATATTATTGTTCCTTTTTTCTATGATATACGATTTGATTTGGTTTATAGTGTATAATGTATTCTTTTTTCAAAATATTATTCACATTAGTCTAGCTCTTATCATTAAGATGGTGCTTATTACAATTAGCATATCCATTATAGTTCTTCTCTTACATCGAGTTTTGGAATCTAGGGCTGATGCTTTTACTTTCAGAAATATAGGTGAAAGAGCATATAATGATCTGATCAATACGCTCCAAGCAATGTATGGAGTAACGTCTACTGAAGATGCACCATTATGGAGTAGGCTTACTCATACTTCGTCTAGGAGTGCTCTGAAGACAGGAGATGCTCTCTCTTCATTAAACATTTGGGAGTTTCCCGTGGTTTTGTCCTTAATTGAATCTACCATATTAATGATTCCGTTTACTTCTTCTAAGGTAATAGGATTTTTGTTCCCGTTATCCTACGTAGGCTTTCTAGTTATAACATTCTTGTTAGGGACTATCTTCTTCCCAATATTGAAAGGATACTATGGGAAAACGACAAAAGGGGGAAGGAACTTCTCGTTTCTCTTGGCTGGAATTTATGTATTCATGAGTGAATGTGAATTATTAAGTTTTCCTAACATGTACCTAGTAATCCTTCAGTTCGTCCTTTGGGCAATATTTGCATTCTTAGTCATCAAAGTCTTCATAAAAAGTAAGCCTATTAAGGTGTTCTTGATCACGTTGTTTACATACTTAGGTATTAACGCTTTGGTTGGTACTATTTGGATCGTTCTCCATCACGGTGTTTAA
- a CDS encoding ISNCY family transposase → MKITSLFNRGFAKVRKYLEKVKKTLGSKSLVKLLGASLIEDGSMRAKCTTAGIDYEYALRKLEEVAKVDLIEVVKELVGEHKVQLSIDDTLNEKYYAEAAWVSAHMTQFFYSRKDKTYIPAHQILVATIRDLETNEVYLIHLEIYLPQKVVNILKQEGKPVQFRTKIEIAIELIEKVRRRLNVSSIAFDSWYVNRRTLLPGVVSELKASARVTEGGRSVPVAEFPEGEFSVTYLGVPIKLIVVNNYKGCGRRYFFTTDLTMTSEEVITTWENRWDVETVIRDLKVLGLRSSSFKSVVKILGYMKLVGLVVNFLHILKYELGSHLGVKALSRYLKNVYGYFLDYKKLFRLR, encoded by the coding sequence ATGAAAATAACGAGTCTCTTCAACAGGGGATTTGCAAAGGTAAGGAAGTACCTAGAGAAAGTGAAGAAGACGCTAGGCAGTAAATCCCTAGTGAAGTTACTGGGTGCATCTCTGATCGAGGATGGATCAATGAGGGCCAAGTGCACCACGGCTGGAATTGACTACGAATACGCCTTGAGGAAGTTAGAGGAGGTCGCTAAGGTCGATCTAATCGAAGTAGTGAAGGAATTAGTAGGGGAACACAAGGTCCAGCTCTCAATAGACGACACACTAAACGAGAAATACTACGCTGAAGCCGCGTGGGTCTCAGCTCACATGACCCAATTCTTCTACTCCAGGAAGGATAAAACCTACATCCCAGCACACCAAATCCTTGTAGCCACAATAAGGGACTTGGAAACCAACGAGGTCTACTTGATCCACCTCGAGATCTACCTACCACAAAAAGTCGTGAATATCTTGAAACAAGAAGGGAAGCCAGTCCAGTTCAGAACGAAGATCGAAATCGCAATTGAGCTGATAGAGAAAGTGAGGAGGAGGCTTAACGTTAGTTCAATAGCGTTCGATTCGTGGTACGTGAACAGGAGAACTCTTCTGCCCGGTGTTGTTTCGGAACTTAAGGCGAGCGCGCGGGTTACCGAGGGAGGTAGATCCGTGCCGGTCGCCGAGTTCCCCGAGGGAGAGTTCTCCGTCACGTACCTCGGCGTTCCTATTAAATTAATTGTAGTTAATAATTATAAAGGTTGCGGGAGGAGGTACTTCTTCACGACCGACCTAACCATGACCTCTGAGGAGGTAATAACGACTTGGGAGAATAGGTGGGATGTTGAAACTGTGATAAGGGATTTGAAGGTCCTAGGCCTTAGGAGCAGTTCGTTCAAGAGCGTAGTCAAGATCCTCGGATACATGAAGCTTGTTGGACTAGTCGTGAACTTCCTCCACATCTTGAAGTATGAGCTCGGTTCCCACCTTGGTGTAAAGGCTCTCTCAAGGTACTTGAAAAACGTTTATGGATACTTCCTTGACTATAAGAAACTATTCAGACTACGATAA
- the ahcY gene encoding adenosylhomocysteinase produces MSYRIKDLSLASEGKKQIEWAERHMPTLIEIRKRFESQKPLKDVNISAVLHVTKETAVLVKTLKVGGANVALAGSNPLSTQDDVAAALVEEGISVFAWKGENEADYYSNIESIVKIHEPHIIMDDGADLHAYIHEKVSSKLDIYGGTEETTTGVIRLKAMEKDGILRYPVIAVNNAYTKYLFDNRYGTGQSAIDGILRATNVLIAGKIAVVAGYGWVGRGIANRLRGLGARVIVTEVDPIRALEAVMDGFDVLPIAEASKIGDIFVTATGNTRVIRVEHILNMKDGAILSNAGHFNVEVDVKGLKETAVKVRNIRPYVDEYTLPNGKRVYLLADGRLVNLAAAEGHPSEVMDMSFANQALAVEHLVKNRGKLEKKVYNMPIELDYEVARIKLRSMGIQIDELSEEQKEYLEQWKSGT; encoded by the coding sequence ATGAGCTACAGAATAAAAGACCTTTCTCTCGCAAGTGAGGGGAAAAAGCAAATAGAATGGGCAGAAAGACACATGCCAACATTAATAGAAATAAGGAAGAGATTTGAGTCGCAAAAACCACTAAAAGACGTTAATATATCTGCAGTACTCCACGTCACTAAGGAAACAGCTGTATTAGTTAAGACTCTTAAAGTAGGTGGGGCAAACGTTGCTTTAGCCGGCAGTAATCCTCTTTCGACGCAAGATGATGTAGCGGCAGCTTTAGTAGAAGAAGGAATTTCCGTATTTGCGTGGAAAGGGGAAAATGAAGCTGACTACTATTCTAATATTGAAAGTATTGTAAAGATTCACGAACCGCATATTATAATGGATGATGGTGCTGATTTGCACGCTTACATTCATGAAAAGGTAAGTTCTAAACTTGATATTTATGGCGGAACTGAAGAAACAACAACTGGCGTCATCAGACTTAAGGCAATGGAGAAAGACGGTATCCTTAGGTATCCTGTCATCGCAGTAAATAACGCATATACCAAGTACCTCTTCGATAACAGATATGGAACTGGGCAAAGTGCGATAGATGGAATACTCAGGGCTACGAACGTCTTAATTGCTGGCAAAATCGCGGTTGTAGCTGGATACGGATGGGTAGGTAGGGGAATAGCCAATAGGCTAAGAGGTCTGGGTGCTAGAGTAATAGTCACTGAGGTTGACCCAATAAGGGCACTTGAAGCAGTAATGGATGGCTTTGATGTTTTGCCCATAGCAGAGGCCTCAAAGATTGGAGATATATTTGTAACAGCTACCGGAAATACAAGAGTTATTAGAGTAGAACATATACTCAACATGAAAGATGGCGCAATATTATCTAATGCAGGGCACTTTAACGTAGAGGTGGATGTAAAAGGATTAAAGGAGACTGCAGTTAAGGTGAGAAATATAAGGCCTTATGTTGACGAATATACTTTACCTAACGGTAAGAGAGTTTACTTGCTAGCAGACGGTAGGTTAGTAAATTTAGCTGCTGCAGAGGGTCATCCTAGCGAGGTAATGGATATGAGCTTTGCTAATCAAGCTTTAGCTGTAGAACACCTAGTTAAGAATAGAGGGAAATTAGAGAAGAAAGTGTACAATATGCCAATCGAGTTAGATTATGAAGTAGCTAGAATAAAGTTGAGATCCATGGGTATTCAAATTGACGAGTTATCAGAGGAGCAAAAAGAGTACTTAGAGCAGTGGAAATCAGGTACCTAA
- a CDS encoding 50S ribosomal protein L21e: protein MVKHSRGYRTRSRSLLKKSPRERGAVPSLSRLMVEYKEGDKVVVKINPSIHSAMPHRRYQGKVGKIIGKRGRAYLVSVTLGDKEKVIIVRPEHLIPFSTGG, encoded by the coding sequence ATGGTTAAACATTCGAGAGGTTATCGAACTAGATCAAGGAGTTTATTAAAAAAGAGTCCTAGAGAGAGGGGTGCAGTTCCATCTCTAAGTAGACTAATGGTTGAATATAAGGAAGGCGATAAGGTCGTAGTAAAGATAAACCCATCAATACATTCTGCTATGCCTCATAGGCGTTACCAGGGTAAAGTAGGGAAAATTATTGGAAAACGAGGTAGGGCATATTTAGTTTCAGTCACATTAGGTGATAAGGAAAAGGTAATTATTGTTAGGCCAGAACATTTGATCCCTTTTAGTACTGGTGGGTGA
- a CDS encoding DNA-directed RNA polymerase subunit F — MSSVYIVEEHYIPYSVAKKLLSDVIKSGGSSNLLQRTYDYLNSVEKCDAESAQKVVEELSSIISREDVRAILASICPITPDEVRSILVMDSNRTYTSEDIQKIIDIIRKYIKS; from the coding sequence TTGTCATCTGTCTACATTGTTGAAGAGCACTATATTCCTTACTCAGTTGCGAAGAAGTTATTAAGCGATGTAATTAAATCTGGAGGTTCATCTAATTTATTACAAAGGACTTATGATTATTTAAATAGCGTAGAGAAATGTGATGCTGAATCTGCGCAGAAGGTTGTTGAAGAGTTAAGCAGCATCATAAGTAGAGAAGATGTTAGGGCGATTTTAGCTAGTATCTGCCCTATTACACCCGATGAGGTAAGGAGTATTTTAGTAATGGATAGTAATAGGACATATACTTCTGAGGACATTCAAAAAATAATTGATATAATTAGGAAATACATTAAGAGTTGA
- a CDS encoding DUF655 domain-containing protein — protein MQRKRVVKERVVYVLDYMREGNPLDKHKFHRDKPLIQAVGEDYFLLLELTPLSYNLDFFPEDKIELDSNSSVKVDAHISYEDLTSVSKDNLPKILHKIVSEKEKVFVEIFNKAEPLTLKLHALELLPNIGKKTLRLILEERRKKPFESFKDIESRIGVKDVASILVERIIKEMQGGEKYYLFVYPLISDENKRLEQQFIYVGYIEKLK, from the coding sequence TTGCAAAGAAAAAGGGTAGTAAAGGAGCGAGTAGTGTATGTTTTAGATTATATGAGGGAAGGTAATCCATTAGATAAACATAAGTTTCATAGGGATAAGCCTCTTATTCAAGCTGTAGGTGAGGATTACTTCTTATTGCTTGAACTCACTCCTCTATCTTATAATTTGGATTTCTTTCCAGAGGATAAGATCGAATTGGATTCAAATTCCAGTGTTAAGGTTGATGCTCATATTTCTTATGAAGATCTTACATCGGTATCTAAGGATAATTTGCCTAAGATTTTGCATAAAATAGTTTCGGAGAAAGAAAAAGTCTTCGTGGAGATTTTTAACAAGGCTGAACCATTGACGTTGAAGCTTCATGCGTTGGAGTTATTGCCGAATATTGGTAAAAAGACTTTAAGACTAATTCTGGAGGAAAGAAGAAAGAAACCCTTTGAGAGTTTTAAAGACATAGAGTCGCGTATAGGAGTTAAGGATGTGGCTTCTATACTAGTAGAGAGGATAATAAAAGAGATGCAAGGTGGAGAAAAATACTATCTGTTTGTATATCCTCTTATATCAGATGAAAATAAAAGATTAGAGCAACAATTCATTTACGTGGGTTATATTGAAAAGCTAAAGTAA
- a CDS encoding 16S ribosomal RNA methyltransferase A, producing MSYVDNRIRPILEIGCGKGNITKLLEPDICIELDEKMIDYLKNYNLVIADARYLPALRGQLVSSLPYQITSDFFKEVVKLDNLRKLTLILQKDFVDKILNDPTYISFLLNYVFDIQTKDVIPPRCFSPRPKVYSIITVFNRVREYNKDVDNIISCISRYRNKTLKKASKLCGFSSENNLKVREFKPWQVLELLNSVGLSYV from the coding sequence ATTTCATATGTGGATAATAGAATTAGACCTATTTTAGAGATTGGATGCGGAAAAGGAAATATTACTAAGCTTTTGGAACCAGATATTTGTATTGAATTAGACGAGAAAATGATAGATTATTTGAAAAATTATAATCTTGTAATAGCAGATGCTAGATATTTGCCAGCATTAAGGGGTCAATTGGTTTCTTCTCTACCTTACCAGATAACTTCAGACTTTTTTAAAGAGGTAGTTAAACTTGACAATTTACGTAAGCTTACACTGATCTTGCAAAAGGACTTTGTGGATAAGATTCTTAATGACCCTACATATATCTCTTTTTTGCTTAATTATGTTTTTGATATACAGACTAAGGACGTAATTCCGCCAAGATGTTTTAGTCCTCGCCCAAAAGTCTACTCGATTATTACAGTTTTTAATAGGGTGAGAGAATATAATAAAGACGTTGATAACATAATTTCATGTATCAGTAGATATAGGAATAAAACTTTAAAAAAGGCTTCTAAGTTGTGTGGGTTTAGTTCGGAGAATAACTTAAAGGTGAGGGAATTTAAACCTTGGCAAGTGTTAGAATTATTGAATTCCGTGGGATTAAGTTATGTTTAA
- a CDS encoding HemK2/MTQ2 family protein methyltransferase, with product MASVRIIEFRGIKLCLSDQTYEPSDDTDILLDLVKISKGDKVLDMGSGSGILGIWSLIMGGKVTFIDINPYATISTLCSLKVNNLYNSPNYFGVLNCDLLSCLRKYDFDVAIFNPPYLPVEEYDEWIGYSWSGGKDGSKILVDFLKTVKANRIYTLYSSLSDEDKILYAINNGRFKISQKYEKVIGYERLIGLELVRENDKSSVS from the coding sequence TTGGCAAGTGTTAGAATTATTGAATTCCGTGGGATTAAGTTATGTTTAAGTGATCAGACATATGAACCTTCTGACGATACCGATATTCTACTTGATCTAGTAAAGATAAGTAAAGGTGATAAGGTCTTAGATATGGGATCTGGTTCTGGAATTTTAGGAATATGGTCTCTAATAATGGGAGGAAAAGTTACGTTTATAGATATAAATCCATATGCGACTATATCTACGTTATGTTCCTTAAAAGTTAATAATTTATATAACAGTCCAAACTATTTTGGTGTTCTAAATTGCGATTTACTATCTTGTCTTAGAAAATATGATTTTGATGTAGCTATTTTTAACCCTCCCTATTTACCAGTTGAGGAGTATGATGAATGGATAGGGTATAGTTGGTCTGGTGGGAAGGATGGAAGTAAGATTCTTGTTGATTTTTTAAAAACTGTAAAAGCTAATAGAATTTATACTCTATATTCTTCTTTAAGTGATGAAGATAAGATATTATATGCTATTAATAATGGAAGATTCAAAATTTCACAGAAGTATGAGAAGGTTATTGGGTATGAGAGATTAATAGGATTAGAGTTGGTGAGGGAGAATGATAAGAGTAGTGTTAGTTGA
- the trmJ gene encoding tRNA (cytidine-2'-O-)-methyltransferase TrmJ, producing MIRVVLVEPEGEYNIGFVARLCRNFLVDELYIVNPRANISEAFRFSAGGKDTLEKAKVVKNFDEAINDVDIKIATSSIADNNGDILRKSIRPWELLPLIQGKKVALIFGRESVGLTREEIFKCDFLLYIPANPSYPVLNLSHAVGIVLYEIWKNRELLNNPQTPTISDQSIKLIDKYTEILYKLLKRSDDDYKMYIALKRAIIKGVKDEEEARVIIHFLRKLYTRILHNEKEMNNVS from the coding sequence ATGATAAGAGTAGTGTTAGTTGAACCTGAAGGTGAATATAATATTGGTTTTGTGGCTAGATTATGCAGAAACTTTTTGGTTGATGAACTATACATAGTTAATCCAAGGGCTAACATTTCTGAGGCTTTCAGGTTTTCCGCTGGTGGGAAAGATACTTTAGAGAAGGCTAAAGTTGTGAAAAACTTTGATGAGGCTATAAATGACGTTGATATTAAGATAGCTACTTCGAGTATAGCAGATAATAATGGAGATATTTTAAGGAAATCTATAAGACCGTGGGAACTATTGCCTTTAATTCAAGGTAAGAAAGTTGCATTAATTTTCGGCAGAGAAAGCGTTGGTCTAACTAGAGAAGAAATATTTAAATGTGATTTTCTTCTTTATATTCCTGCAAATCCCAGTTATCCTGTTCTTAATCTTTCCCATGCTGTTGGCATAGTATTATATGAAATTTGGAAAAATAGAGAATTACTGAATAATCCTCAGACTCCTACAATTTCTGATCAGTCAATAAAATTAATAGACAAATATACTGAAATTCTCTATAAATTGCTTAAAAGATCTGATGATGATTATAAGATGTATATAGCACTAAAACGTGCAATAATAAAGGGAGTAAAGGATGAGGAAGAGGCTAGGGTCATCATACACTTTTTGAGAAAACTTTATACCAGAATACTCCACAATGAAAAGGAGATGAATAATGTCAGCTAA
- a CDS encoding 30S ribosomal protein S3ae: MSAKGGTIKDKWKMKKWYSIITPKVFGEVSLGSTPAYDVTQTIGRIVETTLYDLTGDFSQVYVHLYFKIVSNEGDRLITRFVGHELSRDYLRSLIRRKSSKINSIFDVTTKDGYVVRVKGLVLTTYKCHQSQKTAIRKIINETVSKKASELTFDDFTQEVIFGRLANEIFEATKKIYPLRKAEIEKTKVLKVPENLGKQVESSSVSSR, translated from the coding sequence ATGTCAGCTAAAGGAGGGACAATCAAGGATAAGTGGAAAATGAAGAAATGGTATAGTATAATTACACCTAAAGTTTTTGGAGAGGTTTCCTTGGGTTCTACACCAGCTTACGATGTAACTCAAACCATAGGGAGAATAGTTGAGACAACTTTATATGATCTAACCGGCGATTTCAGCCAAGTTTACGTTCACTTATATTTTAAGATTGTAAGTAACGAAGGAGATAGATTGATTACGAGATTTGTTGGACATGAACTCTCAAGAGATTACTTAAGATCATTAATTAGGAGAAAGAGCTCTAAAATAAACAGTATATTTGATGTTACTACTAAGGATGGTTATGTAGTAAGGGTTAAGGGGTTAGTTCTAACTACATATAAATGTCATCAATCTCAAAAAACGGCGATTAGAAAAATAATTAATGAGACAGTATCTAAAAAAGCTAGTGAACTTACTTTTGATGATTTTACACAGGAGGTAATATTTGGAAGATTAGCTAATGAAATATTTGAAGCAACAAAGAAGATATACCCATTAAGGAAGGCTGAAATAGAAAAAACTAAAGTTCTAAAAGTACCAGAGAATTTAGGTAAACAAGTTGAAAGCAGTAGTGTTAGCAGCAGGTAA